From Schizosaccharomyces pombe strain 972h- genome assembly, chromosome: II, the proteins below share one genomic window:
- the knh1 gene encoding KRE9-like protein, with product MKTTMLMLVLLVCSYIHYVCAQIRFVTPATTDSMDFTAISFSWEESNTGIPLEDITNTVFYICSGSMDAPQPCAVLYTSPSPSSISQAGPFAISQVFGPAGRLYFLWAQSTYAGGIVNDYTDFFTVNGLTGTFDNYEIYASLMALGVYPYVPTLTGFSTFLGVWPTGTMRDWYLSQTTGVLRTGPIQNRPDSTFTAATTDIQPLWETSSYSVFTTFAGPPIATSTVFASPTYMYTLYANYASTASKPTIIATPTAGLRRRDSWAQAAPKRGMRLGEHKRGLLYS from the coding sequence atgaaaaccACCATGTTGATGCTAGTATTGCTAGTCTGCTCATACATACATTATGTATGTGCGCAAATTCGATTCGTCACTCCGGCGACAACAGATAGTATGGATTTTACCGCTATTTCGTTTTCATGGGAAGAATCTAATACGGGAATACCTCTTGAGGACATAACCAACAcagttttttatatatgtaGTGGTAGCATGGATGCTCCTCAACCTTGTGCAGTCTTGTATACGTCCCCTAGTCCTTCTTCTATATCCCAAGCTGGACCCTTCGCTATTTCTCAGGTTTTTGGACCAGCTGGACGTCTTTACTTTCTTTGGGCACAATCTACATATGCTGGTGGTATAGTTAATGACTATACTGACTTTTTCACTGTTAATGGTCTAACAGGAACTTTTGATAATTACGAAATTTATGCGTCTTTGATGGCTCTTGGTGTGTATCCTTATGTTCCTACCCTTACTGGTTTTAGCACTTTTCTTGGTGTATGGCCTACAGGTACAATGCGAGATTGGTATCTATCTCAAACTACCGGTGTTCTCCGTACAGGACCTATTCAAAATCGACCAGATTCTACTTTTACTGCTGCTACGACCGACATACAACCGCTATGGGAAACTTCCTCTTATTCCGTATTTACCACGTTTGCAGGTCCTCCCATTGCCACCTCGACTGTCTTTGCATCTCCAACGTACATGTATACGTTGTATGCTAATTATGCTAGTACGGCCTCTAAGCCTACTATAATCGCAACTCCAACTGCTGGTTTAAGGAGACGAGACAGCTGGGCTCAAGCTGCTCCGAAACGTGGGATGCGTTTAGGTGAACACAAACGTGGGTTGTTATATTCCtaa
- the ndc80 gene encoding protein Ndc80 — MQDSSSYARRYSQAPSSSNLRTTTFGFNGLGTSRTSLAPQRTLVNARQSIDPDGLSSRVLTPTMRPSLAPNTRRSSVRVSNASFISQTPNITSIKDPRPLSDRRYQQECATQVVNYLLESGFSQPLGLNNRFMPSTREFAAIFKHLYNKLDPNFRFGARYEEDVTTCLKALNYPFLDSISRSRLVAIGSPHVWPAILGMLHWVVSLIQCTEKAVAMVYTVEQNSLDDHLVDKVLFDYLVRTYHLYLDESPEESEPEKELKATFNQQNQDLYNQTEALKSTNEELINQIKSAEELDSAIQVLEERYRTMQRDEVKFQSAMSGMKSKMESRTNLMKQLQVNIEEKESQLQLLKEKRDSLKYQVENQDISISEFEKMVSEREQLDRNLNMIGSKISELRKEVFDTDLLIQASIDSLEKKVQKFNSLAYRIGIVPIAAIRSANNDFELEINPEGPNYINLDLKNKVRPFINEVRRSITLEFHEEQNKSLKLQEHVDTVNDLIAELQDELRGIESRLTSVLSECNMLRETASEEKNAFDAESDKLERELQQLKLSSHNSMLQLDQRIQSINIEADQIAHACMEYKNNIYKEVAFVLGEIIHFKLHVQDSLEDLKMDYQKELDDLSRSEL, encoded by the exons ATGCAAGATTCTTCCTCTTACGCGAGGC GGTATTCACAGGCACCTTCTTCATCTAATCTACGAACTACTACTTTTGGATTCAATGGACTGGGTACTTCAAGAACCAGTTTAGCACCTCAAAGGACTCTTGTCAATGCACGACAGTCCATTGATCCTGACGGTTTGTCTTCTCGTGTGTTAACCCCTACAATGCGCCCAAGTTTGGCTCCTAA TACCCGTCGCTCCAGCGTGCGCGTTTCCAATGCATCTTTTATTTCCCAAACACCTAATATTACTTCTATAAAAGATCCAAGACCATTGTCAGACAGAAGATACCAACAAGAATGCGCTACGCAAGTCGTCAACTATTTATTAGAATCTGGATTTTCACAGCCATTGGGTTTAAATAATCGTTTCATGCCATCAACGAGAGAGTTTGCTGCCATCTTCAAACATTTGTATAATAAGTTGGACCCAAATTTTAGATTTGGCGCACGCTATGAAGAAGACGTTACTACTTGTTTAAAAGCACTCAATTATCCGTTCCTTGATTCCATCTCACGCTCTAGGCTTGTCGCTATAGGCTCTCCTCATGTATGGCCTGCTATATTGGGTATGCTTCACTGGGTTGTTTCACTAATTCAATGCACTGAAAAGGCAGTTGCTATGGTTTATACCGTAGAACAAAATAGCCTTGACGATCATCTCGTGGACAAAGTTTTGTTTGACTACCTTGTTCGCACATATCATTTGTACCTTGATGAATCACCCGAAGAAAGTGAACCAGAGAAAGAATTAAAGGCTACTTTTAATCAACAGAACCAGGATTTGTACAATCAGACAgaagctttaaaaagtacgaatgaagaattgattaatcaaataaaatctGCTGAGGAACTGGACTCTGCAATCCAGGTGCTTGAAGAGCGCTATCGAACTATGCAACGTGATGAAGTTAAGTTTCAGTCTGCGATGAGTGGaatgaaatcaaaaatgGAATCCAGGACTAACCTTATGAAACAACTGCAGGTaaatattgaagaaaaagagtCTCAGCTACagcttttaaaagaaaaaagggACTCTCTGAAGTATCAAGTTGAAAATCAAGATATTTCTATAAGCGAATTCGAAAAGATGGTCTCAGAGAGGGAGCAATTAGACAGAAATTTAAACATGATTGGAAGCAAGATTAGTGAATTAAGGAAAGAAGTGTTTGACACGGACTTGCTCATTCAAGCTAGCATCGATTCTTTAGAAAAGAAGGTACAAAAATTCAACTCCTTGGCTTACAGAATTGGAATTGTACCCATTGCCGCTATTCGGTCTGCCAATAACGATTTCGAACTCGAAATTAATCCAGAAGGCCcaaattatataaatttgGACCTGAAGAATAAAGTACGCCCATTTATTAATGAAGTTAGACGTTCTATTACACTTGAGTTTCATGaagaacaaaataaatccCTAAAGTTACAAGAACATGTTGATACCGTTAATGATTTGATAGCTGAATTACAAGACGAGCTAAGAGGTATAGAATCTCGTTTAACTTCAGTATTGTCAGAATGTAATATGCTTCGTGAAACGGCCagtgaagaaaaaaatgcatttgATGCTGAATCGGATAAGTTAGAAAGAGAATTACAACAGCTCAAACTTTCTTCGCATAACAGCATGCTTCAATTAGACCAGCGTATACAAAGTATAAATATCGAAGCGGATCAAATTGCACATGCTTGCATGGAGtacaaaaacaatatatataaagaGGTTGCATTTGTGCTTGGTGAAATAATACATTTCAAGCTACACGTTCAAGACAGTTTGGAGGATTTGAAGATGGACTACCAAAAGGAATTGGATGACCTATCTCGTTCGGAACTGTAA
- the alp1 gene encoding tubulin-specific chaperone cofactor D Alp1 translates to MEEEESLEGIISIDESLITSRLSQILDDVLDDRSSSHSVEKLKDVAVKYLQFCQFQPTLLDKLLSKYVPNLASYLLKVKNIGKCNSITVILYQFCKIRGYKAVRVLFPVGVQYIKELYTLLNESSNNTWHFHYIVLLWLSQALNTPFPLNSLDDSLDVKKTIYTIAIKYLENSGIDKEASCLVLSRLFSRDDGLDLLLGFLHHCESSWFKRSIFYKIGCLFSLSSFLKICPRNDCLQTVDVAFQFLNVAREDLVGQENSALRKLLCKCYTRLGIVLLPVNSSPNWKYSISNPDSFFQLPDDSNEEVHIYLEVIVDFLLSSVSDIDSFVRWSAAKGLAKIISRLPWNLAEQVIDAIIELMTENMFLNPIENTVNISITSPLVWHGAILFFAKLAGAGLIKYSKCLHILPLIEVGLSYEVRYGTRVTGQSIRDASCYFVWSFYHCYSKSAIEGLQTNLILCLLQTVLFDNEINVRRAATAALFEVIGRHASIPDGLSLISHINYVSVTDISNCYGDLCMKVAHFPQFRSCVFQRLFTNLQHWDVKVQQLSAFSLRQLSIKYPKELSIYLPPILDYLSVGNADFIFGYTIGLASIIGGFLSISFPFDINRIHDLLSHKNLLSLKKFSRQQQTKIILGILKGIQQIFANDIRVDRAFFSEAFSVIIAAIDLQEETIIKDISDAYSVLVKFDDMEETLEVLLDYIRKCSTSKEARIVYIILQNLPNISFRYQKKICKLLLDIYPQLHSIDYQAPVANALQNIIPFTYEKTESIEEFVKELLQVCSNYLTDTRGDVGSWIRKPAMKAISSLLVKDSSGKKLSEDIVWCCISYIIRQTFDKIDSLRGLAYQALEQIRVHYLIRRCEALTNIINRIRNNPNMDGEVLNELNISLLEIPNLRLQAFYGITVFTADGFGSDLAVKCFEFYLSYVYQLEDSFKKSNSRYGKRDLLQLYIDILSSEDEIARFYFPIMKSFTSLLAYGCFTDFQNVKGMSKAIFIVQRRALTCKSPGGLSAILELYRTLFLSKNELLRHHALKYTANLLLNPIEKVRYQAADTLLYAKSIGLLTFLPNELNQKLLTLDWFVPVSQNATFVKQLRNIIQKQIDKLIADR, encoded by the exons atggaagaagaagaatctTTAGAAGGAATTATTTCTATAGATGAGTCTTTGATAACCTCACGTTTATCGCAAATTCTCGATGATGTTTTAGACGATAGAAGTTCTTCACATTCTGTGGAAAAACTTAAAGACGTCGCTGTTAAATAT TTGCAATTTTGTCAATTTCAGCCGACATTGCTCGATAAACTACTGAGTAAATACGTTCCAAACTTGGCTAGCTATTTACTGAAAGTGAAAAATATCGGAAAATGTAACTCAATTACCGTTATCCTTTACcagttttgtaaaataagaGGATATAAAGCTGTTCGCGTCCTCTTTCCTGTTGGCGTTCAATATATTAAGGAATTATATacattattaaatgaatcaTCAAATAATACCTGGCATTTTCACTACATAGTTTTACTGTGGCTTTCTCAAGCACTCAATACCCCATTCCCGTTAAATTCATTAGATGATTCCTTGGATGTGAAGAAGACCATTTACACTATAGCAATTAAATACTTAGAAAATTCGGGAATAGACAAAGAAGCTTCTTGTCTTGTTTTGTCCCGATTATTCTCTCGTGATGACGGTTTGGATTTACTTCTAGGCTTTCTACACCACTGTGAGAGTAGTTGGTTTAAGAGAAGTatcttttacaaaattgGGTGTCTTTTTTCCttatcttcttttcttaaaatttGTCCGAGAAATGATTGTCTTCAAACAGTTGATGTTGCGTTTCAGTTTCTGAATGTAGCACGAGAAGATTTAGTTGGACAAGAAAATTCAGCGTTGAGGAAATTATTATGCAAATGTTATACAAGATTGGGAATTGTATTGCTGCCTGTAAATTCATCCCCTAATTGGAAATACTCGATCAGTAACCCAGATAGTTTCTTTCAATTACCTGATGACTCTAACGAAGAAGTACATATATATCTGGAGGttattgttgattttttattgtcaTCTGTAAGCGACATAGACAGTTTTGTACGCTGGTCTGCAGCCAAAGGGCTAGCCAAGATCATAAGTCGTTTGCCCTGGAATTTGGCTGAGCAAGTTATCGATGCCATTATTGAATTGATGACagaaaatatgtttttaaaCCCCATAGAAAACACTGTAAACATATCAATTACTTCTCCACTGGTTTGGCACGGAGCTATACTTTTCTTCGCAAAACTAGCAGGTGCAGGTTTAATTAAGTATAGTAAATGTTTACATATTCTTCCATTGATCGAAGTA GGCTTATCATACGAAGTAAGATATGGAACTAGAGTAACAGGACAAAGCATCAGAGATGCCTCCTGTTATTTTGTTTGGTCATTTTATCATTGCTACTCTAAGTCAGCAATTGAAGGCTTACAAACGAATCTTATTTTATGTCTCTTACAAACGGTATTGTTTGACAATGAAATAAATGTGCGCAGAGCTGCAACTGCTGCTTTATTTGAGGTGATTGGCAGACACGCTTCTATTCCCGATGGGCTTTCTTTGATATCACATATTAACTATGTTTCTGTAACGGATATTTCAAATTGTTATGGTGACTTGTGTATGAAAGTAGCTCATTTTCCTCAGTTTCGTTCCTGTGTTTTCCAAAGACTATTTACAAACCTTCAGCACTGGGACGTGAAGGTACAGCAGCTTTCTGCTTTTTCCCTAAGACAACTTTCTATTAAATATCCCAAAGAGCTAAGCATCTATCTTCCTCCCATACTTGATTATTTGTCTGTTGGTAATGcagattttatttttggctATACGATTGGATTGGCAAGTATTATAGGTGGATTTTTATCCATAAGCTTCCCGTTCGATATAAATCGTATCCATGATTTACTGTCGCACAAAAACCTACTgtccttaaaaaaattttcaaggCAAcagcaaacaaaaattattttgggaattttaaaaggaattcaacaaatttttgCCAATGATATTCGTGTTGACAGAGCATTTTTCAGTGAAGCATTTTCTGTTATAATCGCTGCTATTGATTTACAGGAGGAAACAATCATAAAAGACATCAGTGACGCTTACAGTGTACTTGTTAAATTTGATGATATGGAAGAAACATTGGAGGTTCTTCTTGACTATATACGAAAATGCTCAACAAGTAAAGAAGCGAGAATTGTATACATTATTCTACAGAATTTACCGAATATAAGTTTTCGATACCAGAAAAAGATATGCAAGCTTTTATTGGATATTTATCCCCAACTC CACTCAATAGACTATCAAGCACCTGTTGCGAATGCGcttcaaaatattattcCCTTTACTTATGAAAAAACAGAAAGCATTGAAGAATTTGTCAAAGAATTACTTCAGGTTTGCTCCAATTATTTGACAGATACCCGAGGAGATGTTGGCTCATGGATTCGCAAACCTGCAATGAAGGCCATTTCCAGTCTATTAGTCAAAGATTCATctggaaaaaaattaagtgAAGATATAGTTTGGTGTTGTATTTCCTATATTATAAGGCAAacatttgataaaattgataGTTTGAGGGGTTTGGCATATCAAGCACTCGAACAAATCAGAGTACATTACCTAATCAGAAGATGCGAAGCTTTGactaatattattaatCGTATTAG GAATAATCCAAATATGGATGGAGAGGTACTAAATGAACTGAATATATCTCTGCTAGAAATACCTAATTTAAGGCTTCAAGCTTTTTACGGAATTACAGTATTTACTGCCGATGGTTTTGGCAGTGACTTA GCAGTTAaatgttttgaattttatcTAAGTTATGTTTACCAGTTAGAAGattcgtttaaaaaatctaacTCTCGTTATGGTAAACGGGATCTTCTACAACTCTATATAGACATACTTTCTTCGGAGGATGAAATAGCTCGTTTCTATTTTCCAATCATGAAATCTTTCACATCTTTGTTAGCATATGGTTGTTTCACGGACTTTCAAAACGTTAAGGg CATGTCAAAAGCGATTTTTATTGTACAGAGAAGGGCTCTTACTTGTAAATCACCAGGGGGACTTTCTGCGATACTAGAGTTATATCGGAcgctttttctttccaaaaatgaACTTTTGAGGCATCatgctttaaaatataCGGCAAACCTACTATTAAACCCGATTGAAAAAGTACGCTACCAAGCAGCCGACACTTTGCTCTATGCGAAGTCAATTGGTTTGCTAACTTTCCTCCCTAATGAATTAAACCAAAAACTACTGACTTTGGATTGGTTCGTACCAGTATCTCAAAACGCAACTTTTGTTAAACAGCTAAGGAATATAATACAGAAACAAATAGATAAACTGATAGCTGATcgataa